One region of Priestia megaterium genomic DNA includes:
- a CDS encoding YjcZ family sporulation protein, which yields MSNAGCGFGSGFALLVVLFILLVIIGCSCYSGGYGGGYGC from the coding sequence ATGTCTAATGCTGGATGTGGATTTGGTTCTGGTTTCGCTTTATTAGTTGTATTATTTATTCTATTAGTAATTATCGGATGTAGTTGTTATAGCGGTGGTTACGGTGGCGGCTACGGCTGCTAA